One genomic region from Equus asinus isolate D_3611 breed Donkey chromosome 10, EquAss-T2T_v2, whole genome shotgun sequence encodes:
- the GPX8 gene encoding probable glutathione peroxidase 8 isoform X2: MVSLEKFKGKVALVVNVASDCQLTDRNYLGLQELHKEFGPFHFSVLAFPCNQFGESEPRPSNEVVSFARNNYGATFPIFHKIKILGSEADPAFRFLVDSSKKEPRWNFWKYLVNPEGQVVKFWRPEEPIDVIRPEIAALIRQMILKKKEDL, translated from the exons ATGGTTTCTCTGGAAAAGTTTAAAGGCAAA GTTGCACTAGTTGTAAACGTGGCTAGTGACTGCCAACTCACAGACAGAAATTACTTAGGACTGCAGGAACTGCACAAAGAGTTTGGACCATTCCACTTCAGCGTCCTGGCTTTTCCATGCAATCAGTTTGGAGAATCGGAGCCCCGCCCAAGCAACGAAGTAGTATCTTTTGCAAGAAATAACTACGGAGCAACGTTCCCCATCTTCCACAAGATTAAGATTCTAGGATCTGAAGCAGACCCTGCATTTAGATTTCTCGTTG ATTCTTCAAAGAAGGAACCAAGGTGGAATTTTTGGAAGTATCTGGTCAACCCTGAGGGTCAAGTTGtgaagttctggaggccagaggagcCCATTGATGTCATCAGGCCTGAGATAGCAGCTCTGATTAGACAAAtgatcttaaaaaagaaagaggatctATGA
- the GPX8 gene encoding probable glutathione peroxidase 8 isoform X1, whose translation MEPLTAYPLRCSGPKAKVFAVLLSMVLCTVMLFLLQLKFLKPKINSFYAFEVKDARGRMVSLEKFKGKVALVVNVASDCQLTDRNYLGLQELHKEFGPFHFSVLAFPCNQFGESEPRPSNEVVSFARNNYGATFPIFHKIKILGSEADPAFRFLVDSSKKEPRWNFWKYLVNPEGQVVKFWRPEEPIDVIRPEIAALIRQMILKKKEDL comes from the exons ATGGAGCCTCTCACAGCTTACCCGTTAAGATGCTCAGGGCCCAAAGCAAAGGTATTTGCAGTTTTGCTGTCTATGGTTCTGTGCACAGTAATGCTATTTCTTCTACAACTAAAATTTCTAAAACCTAAAATCAACAGCTTTTATGCCTTTGAAGTGAAAGATGCAAGAGGAAGAATGGTTTCTCTGGAAAAGTTTAAAGGCAAA GTTGCACTAGTTGTAAACGTGGCTAGTGACTGCCAACTCACAGACAGAAATTACTTAGGACTGCAGGAACTGCACAAAGAGTTTGGACCATTCCACTTCAGCGTCCTGGCTTTTCCATGCAATCAGTTTGGAGAATCGGAGCCCCGCCCAAGCAACGAAGTAGTATCTTTTGCAAGAAATAACTACGGAGCAACGTTCCCCATCTTCCACAAGATTAAGATTCTAGGATCTGAAGCAGACCCTGCATTTAGATTTCTCGTTG ATTCTTCAAAGAAGGAACCAAGGTGGAATTTTTGGAAGTATCTGGTCAACCCTGAGGGTCAAGTTGtgaagttctggaggccagaggagcCCATTGATGTCATCAGGCCTGAGATAGCAGCTCTGATTAGACAAAtgatcttaaaaaagaaagaggatctATGA